A single genomic interval of Lathyrus oleraceus cultivar Zhongwan6 chromosome 7, CAAS_Psat_ZW6_1.0, whole genome shotgun sequence harbors:
- the LOC127100898 gene encoding uncharacterized protein LOC127100898: MGERLKQFKTLLSNVYIFGKGDKHGNTTPFEKYKFIKEEDWDLFVQTRQKEDFQEKRLKGKTHASKNIHPHILSRGGYEKLRATVMEERRKKVIEEAKGDESLMVDPPELKRYEAWLMARQKPSGNFTSEATNLVASKIGELVEKNTQGTIVFEGRDDILTVALGINEHPGRIRTAPRGVGFKKFYGKSSRSTLGGVSQDDLLAHLQALEQKMNIDFQHKLQKHLQQQRTELQQQMQKEMQEERAQIQQGMKLLQQMQLELRSERPKEMFIKEHVESVGTSTNGSCSKVMTTEDLTKKMDASEDYLKKINNLKENSFSLDLDHETSELSVFIDRVDLNELTSGIKWLSTSILSLWCTYLHRMCISKNFNKLFGFLDPNRILVHTKPAEVIQTYIQNKLDGEPKKCYLGPLLNSNHWQLFVICPEDNIIFWFCSLNRSPKKNIKVILEGALEGYHLLRGIKKKKPNWKNIMGHQQDNGWACGYYVMKNMFDIIDACIVERFNEIFTDTSSYEKESIDHIRQLWAQFFLQKVEEQEN; the protein is encoded by the exons ATGGGGGAACGATTGAAGCAATTTAAGACATTGCTCTCAAATGTCTATATATTTGGGAAAGGAGATAAGCATGGAAATACAACTCCATTTGAAAAGTATAAATTTATCAAAGAAGAAGATTGGGATTTGTTTGTCCAGACTCGACAAAAAGAAGATTTTCAA GAGAAAAGGCTAAAAGGAAAGACACATGCATCAAAGAATATCCACCCTCATATTTTGTCTCGTGGTGGTTATGAAAAACTTAGGGCCACCGTAATGGAAGAGAGGAGGAAAAAAGTGATTGAAGAGGCCAAAGGTGATGAAAGTTTGATGGTTGACCCTCCCGAACTAAAGCGATATGAGGCATGGTTGATGGCTCGACAGAAGCCATCGGGAAATTTTACATCTGAGGCAACAAACTTAGTAGCATCTAAGATT GGAGAGTTAGTGGAAAAAAATACACAAGGTACTATTGTCTTTGAAGGGCGTGACGATATCTTGACTGTTGCCCTTGGAATAAATGAACACCCTGGTCGGATCCGCACTGCTCCTAGGGGTGTGGGCTTTAAGAAATTCTATGGAAAAAGTTCACGCTCCACCTTAGGAGGTGTCTCTCAAGATGACCTTCTAGCCCACCTTCAAGCCTTGGAGCAAAAAATGAATATAGATTTCCAACATAAATTACAAAAACatctccaacaacaaagaacAGAGCTCCAACAACAAATGCAAAAAGAGATGCAAGAGGAGAGAGCTCAAATCCAACAAGGAATGAAACTCCTACAACAGATGCAATTGGAGCTCCGCTCCGAGAGGCCTAAAGAGATGTTTATAAAAGAG CATGTAGAATCTGTGGGTACGAGCACTAACGGAAGTTGCTCAAAGGTTATGACTACTGAAGATTTAACTAAAAAAATGGATGCTTCTGAAGATTACCTCAAAAAGATTAACAATCTCAAGGAAAATTCATTCTCTCTAGATTTGGATCATGAAACAAGTGAACTCTCAGTTTTTATTGATAGGGTGGATCTTAATGAATTAACTTCCGGTATTAAATGGCTATCCACATCTATCTTGTCTTTATGGTGCAC ATATCTACATCGCATGTGTATCTCCAAGAATTTCAACAAACTATTTGGGTTTCTCGATCCAAATAGGATACTAGTTCACACAAAACCGGCCGAAGTTATTCAAACATACATACAAAATAAGTTGGATGGAGAGCCAAAAAAATGTTATTTAGGACCATTGCTAAATAG CAATCACTGGCAATTGTTTGTCATTTGTCCTGAAGATAatattattttttggttttgttcaTTAAACAGATCTCCTAAGAAAAATATTAAGGTCATATTGGAGGG AGCTCTAGAAGGTTATCATTTATTAAGAGGTATTAAGAAGAAGAAGCCTAATTGGAAGAATATTATG GGGCATCAACAAGATAACGGATGGGCATGTGGATATTATGTCAtgaaaaatatgtttgacattATTGATGCTTGTATTGTTGAAAGATTCAATGAG ATATTCACAGACACCTCATCATATGAAAAAGAGTCAATTGATCACATCCGACAACTTTGGGCTCAATTCTTTTTGCAAAAGGTTGAAGAGCAAGAGAACTAG
- the LOC127100896 gene encoding sister chromatid cohesion protein PDS5 homolog D — protein MTCCTDRLVWRDDDRDTVKMLRNVGRKLSKNLTSSVDQLLQLLDKLELVLSNLDHDPPKLIQGSLVLPMKTLISDELLRHRDEDVKISVTACLTEIARITAPNAPYDDENMKEFLKLAVTAFEKLSHVSGRRYEKAISILENFSKIKMFLIMLDLECDDLVMEMFRHFLRIIRSNHPSNVIESMENVMTGILDESEDISLDLLRPLLDSVKKENQTISPICWTLGEKVISNCAVKLKPYLMQAVVSSGRTLDEYPQIVISICQNQPESQVHNQSLVQAVENNLDVPKDAPEEPVDVTKGFETDISCVRDFQIVNDMETNIQSTSAATMNGEVVECFGSKRKLHSCTKNSEKTNPKTSTSNLVLVQELNSETQLDIVPRKRARKPNSLMNPEEGYDHSWISSQSKKAHDNGYALALSKSPTSTKGKTLSNPKTVDQALFSEVKNEKASIKTSDIGGSFLSCENPASIDGIVVSNLEDVSNACESKNDSLTNHNIRNGSFLKKRRPRKSISIRKLKDDNLSPLLEKTSSKSPGVTKESEVKHEAPVRTIKLSIKFDGKVVVPPTSIVASTNSEKFCDDEGRSASQIEVKKRRRQTATSNKSFNKSSAMKRHEPIKLGDSLVGKRIKVWWPLDKIYYEGVVETYDHVRGKHKILYDDGETEQLNLNKERWELLNVSPQEGLRFLKPIDASDIAEKSIEKS, from the exons ATGACTTGTTGTACTGATAGACTTGTTTGGAGAGATGATGATAGAGATACAGTGAAGATGCTTAGAAATGTTGGAAGAAAGCTTTCCAAGAACTTGACGTCTTCTGTTGATCAGCTTCTTCAATTACTTGAT AAATTGGAGCTTGTATTATCAAACTTGGATCATGATCCACCCAAGCTAATTCAAGGATCACTTGTGCTTCCAATGAAGACACTGATTTCCGATGAGCTTTTGAGACACAGAGACGAGGATGTTAAGATTTCGGTTACAGCTTGTCTCACTGAAATTGCAAGAATTACAGCACCAAATGCCCCTTATGATGATGAAAACATGAAG GAATTTTTGAAGCTTGCCGTGACAGCTTTTGAAAAATTGTCACATGTATCTGGCCGCAGATATGAAAAAGCAATTAGCATACTTGAAAATTTTTCAAAGATCAAGATGTTCTTGATCATGCTGGACCTTGAGTGTGATGACCTGGTTATGGAGATGTTTCGACATTTCTTGAGAATTATAAG GTCAAACCATCCGAGTAATGTAATTGAATCAATGGAGAATGTAATGACCGGGATACTTGACGAAAGCGAAGATATTTCCTTGGATCTTCTTAGGCCTTTGTTAGATAGTGTAAAAAAGGAGAACCAG ACAATTTCACCTATTTGTTGGACGTTGGGGGAGAAAGTAATTTCAAATTGTGCTGTCAAACTTAAACCTTATCTAATGCAAGCAGTTGTATCCTCTGGAAGAACGCTTGATGAGTATCCGCAAATAGTAATTTCTATTTGCCAGAATCAACCTGAATCACAAGTACACAATCAATCATTA GTTCAAGCAGTTGAGAACAATCTTGATGTACCTAAAGATGCTCCTGAAGAGCCCGTTGAC GTGACAAAAGGCTTTGAAACAGATATTAGTTGTGTGAGAGATTTCCAAATTGTAAATGACATGGAGACAAATATACAAAGTACTAGTGCTGCTACTATGAACGGAGAAGTTGTAGAATGTTTTGGTTCAAAAAGAAAACTGCATTCGTGTACTAAAAACTCCGAAAAAACAAATCCAAAAACAAGTACAAGCAATTTAGTGTTAGTTCAGGAACTGAACTCTGAAACTCAACTGGATATTGTTCCAAGAAAGAGAGCTCGTAAGCCTAATTCTTTAATGAATCCAGAGGAAGGATATGATCACTCTTGGATTTCATCTCAATCCAAAAAGGCTCATGATAATGGCTATGCTCTTGCACTTTCTAAAAGCCCTACTTCCACAAAGGGTAAAACACTGTCAAATCCCAAAACTGTCGACCAAGCACTCTTTTCGGAGGTTAAGAATGAAAAAGCATCTATAAAAACATCTGATATAGGAGGCAGTTTTCTATCTTGTGAAAATCCTGCTTCTATTGATGGAATTGTAGTGTCAAATCTTGAAGATGTGAGCAATGCTTGTGAATCTAAAAATGATTCTCTTACAAATCATAACATTCGTAATGGAAGCTTCCTAAAAAAAAGGCGGCCAAGGAAAAGTATTAGCATTAGGAAGTTAAAGGATGATAATTTGAGTCCTTTACTTGAGAAGACTTCTTCAAAATCCCCTGGTGTAACAAAGGAGTCTGAAGTGAAACATGAGGCACCTGTTAGAACAATTAAATTATCTATCAAGTTTGATGGGAAAGTTGTTGTGCCTCCTACATCAATAGTTGCTAGCACAAATTCTGAGAAATTTTGTGACGACGAGGGAAGATCCGCTTCTCAAATAGAAGTTAAAAAAAGGAGGAGACAAACTGCTACTTCTAATAAAAGTTTCAACAAATCGTCTGCTATGAAG AGACATGAACCAATAAAACTTGGTGACTCATTGGTTGGTAAAAGGATCAAAGTCTGGTGGCCATTGGACAAGAT aTATTATGAAGGTGTTGTCGAGACCTATGATCATGTCAGAGGAAAGCACAAG ATTTTGTATGATGATGGTGAGACGGAACAGTTAAATCTGAATAAAGAGCGTTGGGAGCTACTTAATGTTTCACCACAAGAAGGACTTAGATTTCTGAAGCCTATAGATGCATCTGATAT AGCAGAAAAAAGCATTGAAAAATCATAG
- the LOC127104901 gene encoding uncharacterized protein LOC127104901: MDRSWMQKNRLSEEYKKGVLEFLKFAETNLPESNGRFHCPCAKCVNIAPLEAHIVWEHLGVNGICQNYTKWIWHGELSDAPKASPKEEFDVEMGDRLEDMIRDIGQDSFQRANIHDTLCNDSKIPLYPNCKNFTRLSAVLRLFNLKAINSWTDKSFTQLLELLKEMLPEENMLPNRAYEAKKILCPMGIEYKKIHACPNDCILYWKDNEEKEKCPKCMTSRYKKKSDDEGCDVTTKGPPAKVLWYLPIIPRFKRLFGNLNDAKNIRWHAEERKCDGKIRHPADSLQWKKVDTLFPDFGIEPRNLRLGLSTDGMNPYGSLSSNHSSWPVLLIIYNLSPWLCMKRKHVMLSMMISGPKQPGNDIDVYLSPLIDDLRKLWDEGIDVFDSFSNETFKLRAMLFCTINDFPAYGNLSGYKVKGHKACPICEKDTCYHQLEKGKKTVYLGHRRFLNHNHPYRRLKKAFNGYQEYKVAPKALTGEEVYHRVRNISVSFGKKQKKITSNNIWKKSSVFFDLPYWSSLDVRHCIDVMHVEKNVCDSVIGTLLNIQGKTKDGLNSRLDMVKMKIREELAPQPRGNKTYLPPACHTLSKEEKRKFCQCLQGVKVPNGYSSNVKSLVSIQDLKLIGLKSHDCHILMQQLLPVAIRGILPKNVRHAITRLCLFFNDICNKVIDPDKLDEMENESIIILCQLEMFFPPSFFDIMVHLIVHLVREIRLCGPVYLRWMYPFERYMKILKGYVKNYYRPEASIVERYITEEAIEFCTDYLSDAKPVGLPKSRHDGRCDGKGTRLKVKHMGEGEVFQAHLYILNNTDEVHPYLSTHQTIVKAKNPRMTEKWVLKEHNRTFSKWFKTKIMNDDNASDTLKFLAYEPSFNVLCWSGYDINKFSFCTKSQDDKSTMQNSGVMITASSMHFSSSKDKNPVLASTAYFGVIEDIWELNYVKFKVPIFKCKWVNSNNGVQTDELGFTLVDLDKVGYKDEPFIMAAQAVQVFYVKDPSNTRWSVVLQRRNMNYSDENEDSTLDIDHNTSFSTQRPYFNDENEVDDVYAIRYDHQEGILEDNNK; the protein is encoded by the coding sequence ATGGATCGTAGTTGGATGCAAAAAAATCGCCTATCCGAGGAGTATAAGAAAGGAGTGTTAGAGTTTTTGAAATTTGCTGAAACTAATCTTCCTGAAAGTAATGGAAGATTTCACTGTCCTTGTGCTAAGTGTGTAAATATTGCACCTTTAGAGGCTCACATCGTATGGGAACACTTAGGAGTTAACGGGATTTGTCAAAATTATACAAAGTGGATATGGCATGGTGAATTGTCTGACGCGCCAAAGGCCTCTCCTAAAGAAGAGTTTGATGTAGAGATGGGTGATCGTCTAGAAGATATGATCCGTGATATTGGACAAGACTCTTTTCAACGGGCAAATATACATGACACTCTTTGCAATGACAGTAAAATCCCTTTGTATCCAAATTGTAAAAACTTCACACGACTGTCGGCTGTGCTAAGATTGTTCAATTTGAAGGCGATTAATAGTTGGACAGATAAAAGCTTCACACAATTGTTAGAGTTGTTGAAGGAAATGTTACCGGAAGAAAACATGTTGCCGAACCGGGCCTATGAGGCAAAAAAGATATTATGTCCAATGGGTATAGAATATAAGAAAATACACGCATGCCCTAATGACTGCATATTGTATTGGAAAGATAATGAAGAGAAAGAAAAATGTCCCAAGTGCATGACATCACGCTATAAGAAGAAGAGTGATGATGAAGGTTGTGATGTGACCACAAAGGGTCCTCCAGCAAAGGTGTTATGGTACCTTCCAATTATTCCAAGGTTTAAGCGATTGTTTGGTAATTTAAATGATGCGAAGAATATTAGATGGCATGCAGAAGAAAGGAAGTGTGATGGAAAAATTCGGCATCCAGCCGACTCTTTGCAATGGAAGAAGGTTGATACTTTATTTCCAGACTTTGGCATTGAACCAAGAAACCTTAGGCTTGGACTTTCTACTGATGGAATGAATCCATATGGTAGTTTAAGTAGTAACCATAGTTCATGGCCCGTTCTCTTGATTATCTATAATTTATCTCCTTGGTTGTGCATGAAGAGGAAACATGTTATGTTATCTATGATGATTTCTGGACCAAAACAACCAGGAAATGACATAGATGTTTATCTAAGCCCGTTGATTGATGACTTAAGAAAGTTGTGGGATGAAGGAATTGATGTATTTGATAGTTTTTCAAATGAAACTTTCAAATTGCGGGCTATGTTATTTTGCACCATCAATGACTTTCCAGCTTATGGTAACTTGTCTGGTTATAAAGTTAAGGGGCATAAAGCATGCCCTATATGTGAAAAAGATACATGCTACCATCAATTAGAGAAAGGAAAAAAGACTGTTTACCTTGGACACCGAAGATTTCTTAATCATAATCACCCATATCGAAGATTGAAAAAGGCTTTTAATGGATATCAGGAGTATAAAGTTGCCCCAAAGGCCTTAACTGGAGAAGAAGTCTATCATCGGGTGAGGAACATAAGTGTTAGTTTtggaaaaaaacaaaaaaagatTACAAGTAATAATATATGGAAGAAGAGTTCAGTGTTCTTTGACCTTCCATATTGGTCCAGTCTTGATGTAAGACATTGTATTGATGTAATGCATGTGGAAAAAAATGTGTGTGATAGTGTAATCGGAACACTTCTTAATATTCAAGGTAAGACCAAAGATGGTTTAAATTCTCGTTTAGATATGGTTAAGATGAAAATAAGAGAGGAGTTAGCTCCTCAACCAAGAGGTAACAAAACCTATTTGCCACCGGCGTGTCATACATTGTCAAAAGAAGAGAAAAGAAAATTTTGCCAGTGTCTACAAGGTGTGAAAGTGCCAAATGGATACTCCTCAAATGTCAAAAGTCTCGTGTCAATACAAGATCTCAAACTAATTGGTTTAAAATCTCACGATTGCCACATTTTGATGCAACAACTACTACCTGTGGCTATTCGTGGCATCTTGCCAAAAAATGTCCGACATGCCATAACTAGATTGTGCTTATTCTTTAATGATATTTGTAACAAAGTGATTGACCCTGATAAATTGGACGAGATGGAAAACGAGTCAATTATTATCTTGTGTCAGTTGGAGATGTtttttcctccttcattttttGACATCATGGTTCACTTGATTGTTCATCTAGTTAGAGAGATTAGATTGTGTGGTCCTGTTTATTTAAGGTGGATGTATCCTTTTGAACGATACATGAAGATATTGAAAGGCTATGTGAAGAATTATTATCGTCCTGAAGCATCTATTGTTGAAAGGTACATCACAGAAGAAGCCATTGAATTTTGTACAGACTATTTGTCAGATGCAAAACCTGTAGGACTACCCAAGTCTCGTCATGATGGAAGATGTGACGGTAAGGGTACACGTCTAAAGGTTAAGCATATGGGCGAAGGGGAAGTTTTTCAAGCACATTTGTATATATTGAATAACACTGACGAGGTTCATCCATACTTGAGTACACATCAAACCATTGTCAAAGCTAAAAACCCTCGTATGACTGAAAAATGGGTGTTGAAAGAGCATAACAGAACATTCTCAAAATGGTTTAAAACCAAGATTATGAATGATGATAATGCTTCTGATACATTAAAGTTTCTAGCATACGAGCCTAGCTTTAATGTTTTATGTTGGAGTGGGTACGATATAAATAAGTTTTCTTTTTGTACAAAATCACAGGATGACAAGAGTACCATGCAAAATAGTGGGGTAATGATAACAGCTTCTTCAATGCACTTTTCTAGTTCAAAGGATAAAAACCCTGTCTTGGCATCCACAGCTTACTTTGGCGTTATAGAAGACATATGGGAGCTCAATTATGTTAAGTTTAAAGTTCCTATTTTTAAATGTAAATGGGTTAATAGTAACAATGGTGTGCAAACTGATGAATTAGGATTTACATTGGTGGACCTTGATAAGGTAGGATATAAGGATGAACCTTTTATCATGGCAGCTCAAGCAGTACAAGTATTTTATGTAAAGGATCCCTCGAACACTAGGTGGTCTGTTGTCCTCCAAAGAAGAAACATGAATTATAGTGATGAAAATGAAGATTCAACTCTAGACATTGATCACAATACTTCTTTTTCAACACAAAGGCCTTATTTTAATGATGAAAATGAAGTTGATGATGTTTATGCCATTCGTTATGATCATCAAGAAGGGATTTTGGAGGATAATAACAAATAA